From one Lycium ferocissimum isolate CSIRO_LF1 chromosome 5, AGI_CSIRO_Lferr_CH_V1, whole genome shotgun sequence genomic stretch:
- the LOC132057808 gene encoding uncharacterized protein LOC132057808, translating to MIYCVKCLVLMKSKNFVFNLSGSSASGHDGFPGIFYQTCWDIISLDVYKMVVAFFQGHTLPKPVTHTNLVLLPKKELVQSYSDLRPIILSNFINKVMSRVVHDRLEAVLPELISINQAGFVQGRSIIENVLLAQEIMTDIRKKGQTSKCSDQIGHGKGL from the coding sequence ATGATCTACTGTGTCAAATGCCTAGTGTTGATGAAGTcaaaaaattttgttttcaacCTTAGTGGATCAAGTGCTAGTGGACACGATGGTTTTCCTGGAATTTTCTATCAGACCTGTTGGGATATTATTAGCTTAGATGTATACAAAATGGTGGTGGCTTTCTTTCAGGGTCATACTCTTCCAAAGCCAGTTACTCACACAAATCTTGTTCTACTACCAAAGAAGGAGTTGGTTCAAAGTTACTCAGACTTAAGGCCTATAATTTTAAGTAATTTTATCAACAAAGTGATGTCAAGAGTGGTTCATGATAGATTGGAAGCTGTGCTACCAGAGTTGATATCTATTAATCAAGCAGGTTTTGTACAAGGGAGAAGCATTATTGAGAATGTGCTATTGGCACAAGAAATAATGACAGACATCAGAAAAAAGGGGCAAACCAGCAAATGTAGTGATCAAATTGGACATGGCAAAGGCCTATGA